CGGACCTGGACGCGGCGGACCGGGCCTTCCTGCGGCGCCTGGGCTGGAACGGGACGGAATGAGCGGCCCGGCCCGCCGGGTGGACCTCGCCCTGCTCCATGCCCCCGTCCTGAACCGGCGGGGGGAGGAGATCGTCTCGGCGGTCACCAACCTCGACCTCCACGACATCGCCCGGGCCTGCGCCACCTACGGGGTGGGCCGTTACTTCGTTGTGACTCCGAGCGCCGGCCAGCGGGCCCTCGTCCGGGAACTCGTGGGTCACTGGACCCGGGCGGCGGGCGGGCGGCACAACCCCGACCGGCGGCGGGCCCTGGCGCTCGTCCGGACCCTTCCGGACCTTGCCGCCGCGGTCGCCGAGGTGACCGCCGAGGCTGGCGTGGCGCCGCGGCTTTTGGCCACCTCGGCCCGCCGTCTGCCCGGCGCGCTCTCCTGGGAAGAGGCCCGCCGCCTGGCCGCCGGGCCCGGGCGCCCGCTCCTCCTCCTCTTCGGCACCGCCTCGGGGCTCGCCCCGGCGGTGATCGAGGCCGCCGACGGCGTCCTCGCCCCGGTGACGGGTGCCGGGGCCTACAACCACCTCTCCGTCCGCTGCGCCGCCGCCGTGGTGCTCGACCGGCTCCTGGGGGAGCGGGGCGGGGCGTCCGCCCAGCCCGGCCCGGGGTAGAGGCCGTATATCCGAGCATCCAGGGGAAAAGGCTTTCCTTCCCGCGTGGCGGCCCGTATGATGGAAGCAGGGTGACCGGACGAAGTCGTCCTTCCCATCCCGGCGGCGCCTTCGATGTTGCGGCCACCCGAAAGGCGGGTTCGGCATGGCGCGCAGGATCTGTCCCGGGACTCGGCGGTTGCCCGGACCGGCGGCCCTGGCCGGTCTTTTCTCTTCCGCCGCCTTCGCCTTGTCCGCGCCTCCGGCCTGGGCGGTCCAGGACCACGGGGGCGGCGAGGGGCTCATGGCCCACGAGATCGGGCATCTCCTCCTCATGGCGGGGGCGGCCTACATCCTCTTCCGCATGGCGGTGTTCCGGAGCGCCGATCCCGGCTGGCGGGAGTTCCGGGCCTTCCTCTGGTGGCTGCTCGCCTGGAACCTCCTGGTGCTGGCCGGTCACTGGATCCGGCCCGGCATCCCCGCCGGGCGTTTCATTCTGGAAGGGGGGCGCCACGTCGCCTTCGAGGCCCGGGGGGGCGCCGGCTGGCTCTTCTACGCGAGCCGCTTCGACCACCTGGTGCTGCTCCCCGCCTTCGGCTTCTTCCTGGCGGCGTTGCGGAAGTGGAGGCGGGCGCCGTGACCGTTCCCTGGTTCCCAGTGGTGGTGGTGGACGTGGCGGGGTCGCTGGGGGCCCTGGCCCTGGCCGCCGCGTGCACATGGAGGGCCCGGGGCTGGGCCCGGGGCGACCCGGAGGATCCCTTCCGCCAGTACGCCTACTACCTCGCCATCGCCTTCTGCTGCTTCGCCGTTTCCCGGGCCCTGGCGCACCTGGTGCAGGACGTGGCCTGGTGGCACGGCCCCCACTGGTTCCTCGGCGGGACGCTCCTCCCGGTGACCGGGGCCTTCAACACCCTGACCTTCGCCGTGATCTTCGCCATCAGCCTCTACTTCGGCCGGGTCCGGGAGATCTGCGGCCGCCTCGAGGGGCACCGGCGGGAGCTGGAGGCCCGGGTCCGCCAGCGCACGGCCGAGCTCCAGGCGGCCCTCGAAGAGGTGCGGACCCTGAGCGGTTTTCTCCCCATCTGTTCCGCCTGCAAGAAGGTGCGCGACGACAAGGGCTACTGGCGCCAGATCGAGGAGTACGTCACGGAGCACTCGGAGGCGCAGTTCAGCCACGGGCTCTGCCCGGAATGCCTGGCGCGGCTCTACCCGCAGTATTGCGGAGACGATGCGGACTAGCCCGGCCGGCCGAACCGGGGCATGAGGGTCCGGTTCTTCCCCGCTGGCCGGGCCGGGTGGGCCTGGCTCGCCTTCCGGCTCGTGGTGCTCGCGGCGGTGTCCGTCATGGTTCTTCGCTGGTGCACCCGCATGCCCGGCCGGGCACGGCCGGAGGTCCCGCCGGCGGCCTCGCCCCGGGAGGCGGCCGCGGCCGAGCGCATCCGCGCCCACGTGGCGGCCCTCGCCTCGGGGATCGGCGAGCGCCACCTGGGCCGGCCGGAGGCCCTCGAGGCCGCGGCCCGGGCCATCGAGACCGCCCTGGCCCGGGAGGGCCTCCAGGTCCGCCGGGAGGTCTTCGTGGCGGCGGGCCGCCGGGTGGCCAACATCGTGGCCGAGCCGCCCGGGCCGCCCCCCGGGGAGGGCTGGATCGTGGTCGGGGCCCACTACGACACCGTGCCCGGATCCCCCGGGGCCAACGACAACGCCTCCGGGGTGGCCGTGCTCATCGAGACGGCCCGGCTGCTGGCCGGCCGCCGCCTCGACCCCGCCCCCCGCTTCGTGGCCTTCGTGAACGAGGAGCCCCCCTGGTTCCGGACCGAGGCCATGGGGAGCCGGGTCCACGTCCGCCGCGCCATGGAGCGCGGCGACCGGATGGTGGGCATGTTGGCCCTCGAGACCGTGGGCTGCTATTCCTCGGAGCCCGGCCGGCAGCGCTACCCCTTCCCGCTGGGGTACTTCTACCCCGACCGGGCGGACTTCGTCGCCTTCGTGGCCATGCCGGGGGCGCGGCGCCTCCTCCGGCGGGCCGTGGCCGCCTTCCGGGCGGCGGCGCGGCTGCCCTCCGAGGTCCTCCTGGCCCCGGCCTGGGTGCCCGGCGTGGACTGGTCGGACCACGCCTCCTTCCAGGCGGCGGGGATCCCGGCGGTGATGGTCACGGACACCGCCTTCTACCGGGATCCCCACTACCACCGGGCCACCGATACGCCGGAGCGGCTCGACGCCCGCTCCATGGCCCGGCTCGCCCTGGGGCTCGCCGGCATGCTCCGCCGCCTCGGCGGGGATGCGCCGCCGCCGTGACGCCCTTGCCTGGCCGGGCCGACCGGTTATGATGGGCTGCGGAGCGCCATTTCTCGTGGCCGCGGAGGCAGGCATGAACGCAGAGAAGGTCCACGATCTCGTCATCGTCGGCGGCGGCCCGGGCGGGCTCACCGCCGGTATCTACGCCATGCGGGCCGCCCTTGAGACCGTCCTGGTGGAGCGGGGGCTGGCCGGGGGGCAGGTCAACAACACCGACGTGGTGGAAAACTGGCCCGGCATCGAGCGGATCCCCGGGGCGGAGCTGGCTGCGGCCTTCGCCCGGCACGCCGCCGCCTACGGCCTCGAGCCCCTGAACCGGGAGGTCACCGCCGTGGCGCCCGGGCTCGATCACCACGAGGTGCACCTGGACGACGGGGAGGTCCTCCGGGCTCACGCGGTGATCCTGGCAACGGGGGGCAGCCCCCGGAAGCTCGGCATCCCCGGCGAGGCCGAGTACTACGGGAAGGGGGTCTCCTACTGCGCCACCTGCGACGGGTTCTTCTTCCGGGACCGGACGGTGGTGGTGGTGGGCGGCGGGGACAGCGCCGCCGAGGAGGCCCTCTACCTCGCCAAGATC
This genomic interval from Dissulfurirhabdus thermomarina contains the following:
- a CDS encoding RNA methyltransferase produces the protein MSGPARRVDLALLHAPVLNRRGEEIVSAVTNLDLHDIARACATYGVGRYFVVTPSAGQRALVRELVGHWTRAAGGRHNPDRRRALALVRTLPDLAAAVAEVTAEAGVAPRLLATSARRLPGALSWEEARRLAAGPGRPLLLLFGTASGLAPAVIEAADGVLAPVTGAGAYNHLSVRCAAAVVLDRLLGERGGASAQPGPG
- a CDS encoding M28 family peptidase, whose translation is MRVRFFPAGRAGWAWLAFRLVVLAAVSVMVLRWCTRMPGRARPEVPPAASPREAAAAERIRAHVAALASGIGERHLGRPEALEAAARAIETALAREGLQVRREVFVAAGRRVANIVAEPPGPPPGEGWIVVGAHYDTVPGSPGANDNASGVAVLIETARLLAGRRLDPAPRFVAFVNEEPPWFRTEAMGSRVHVRRAMERGDRMVGMLALETVGCYSSEPGRQRYPFPLGYFYPDRADFVAFVAMPGARRLLRRAVAAFRAAARLPSEVLLAPAWVPGVDWSDHASFQAAGIPAVMVTDTAFYRDPHYHRATDTPERLDARSMARLALGLAGMLRRLGGDAPPP
- the trxB gene encoding thioredoxin-disulfide reductase — translated: MNAEKVHDLVIVGGGPGGLTAGIYAMRAALETVLVERGLAGGQVNNTDVVENWPGIERIPGAELAAAFARHAAAYGLEPLNREVTAVAPGLDHHEVHLDDGEVLRAHAVILATGGSPRKLGIPGEAEYYGKGVSYCATCDGFFFRDRTVVVVGGGDSAAEEALYLAKIARKVYLAHRRDALRASRILQQRVFAEPKIEVLWNTVLTAVKADASGVNAVDLQDTQTGERRELATDGVFVFIGFQPNNALVPAGVKMNAGGYVVTDERCATSIPGIYAVGDLREKSARQIVTAAADGCVAALAAAHYVEDRKAAAGA